In Methanobacterium paludis, the following proteins share a genomic window:
- a CDS encoding carbohydrate kinase family protein, whose amino-acid sequence MSDKTDLLAIGHTAFDYIIQVGEFPQPNSSTAIKRMRTFFGGAAANVAVVASTLGLKSSLVSAVGGEFIGSDYDNKLKTLGIDTESRIVIEDEKTPTAFVFTDSSKDQISYFYWGAAAHFEKSEPPKKAIQKVEAVHLATGDPGFNRRSGQVAHESGKLISFDPGQDLHMYSKEELEEVLKICDILFGNHHEIGRILKTLSMDIDELRKFGPKIVVTTYGKDGSMICTDKKIKVDAILQNTPDPTGAGDSYRAGFLNAYLRGEDLEMCGKFASSVASFIVEAEGCQTNVPDFEMATERMNEMWK is encoded by the coding sequence TTGAGTGATAAAACAGATTTACTAGCAATTGGGCACACAGCCTTTGATTACATAATACAAGTGGGGGAATTCCCACAACCGAACTCATCAACAGCAATAAAAAGGATGCGAACCTTTTTTGGTGGGGCAGCAGCAAATGTAGCAGTTGTTGCATCAACTTTAGGACTTAAATCATCCCTGGTATCTGCAGTTGGAGGTGAGTTCATTGGATCTGATTACGATAATAAACTAAAAACTCTTGGAATAGACACGGAAAGCAGAATAGTGATTGAGGATGAGAAAACACCCACAGCATTCGTGTTTACAGATTCTTCAAAGGATCAGATAAGTTATTTTTACTGGGGAGCAGCAGCTCACTTTGAAAAATCAGAACCACCCAAAAAAGCCATTCAAAAGGTTGAAGCAGTTCATCTGGCAACTGGAGACCCTGGATTCAACAGGAGATCTGGACAAGTAGCCCATGAATCAGGAAAACTCATATCATTCGATCCCGGTCAGGACCTTCACATGTACTCCAAAGAAGAGCTTGAAGAAGTTCTGAAAATCTGTGATATCCTGTTTGGAAACCATCATGAGATAGGAAGAATACTCAAAACTTTGAGTATGGATATAGACGAACTGAGGAAATTTGGGCCCAAAATAGTCGTTACAACCTACGGAAAGGACGGCAGCATGATATGCACCGATAAAAAGATAAAAGTGGATGCAATACTCCAAAATACACCAGACCCAACAGGTGCAGGAGATTCGTATCGTGCAGGATTTTTAAACGCTTATTTGAGAGGTGAAGACCTGGAGATGTGCGGAAAATTCGCATCATCCGTTGCCTCATTTATTGTTGAAGCTGAAGGATGCCAAACAAATGTTCCTGACTTTGAGATGGCCACAGAAAGGATGAATGAAATGTGGAAATAG
- a CDS encoding LysR family transcriptional regulator, translating into MKYDPKLNLFVDGHEFSYKLFETLKCVSKTWSQREAARRLGISHAVLNRRIRESEEKLGIKLVDTTGAGSGLTEYGFKILGRYEKYMSRLEERKKPVICGGHISAGLLELLSKEYGLDATIYQTDDESALKLASMDMVDILTLDDPVRAFMWDLDFTPIAYDHLVLVSNQPRSFKSLEDIEGREFVEVEGSSQRLAWNTLDNRNINYKIVEVVKSPYNALKIVQKSEYLCTFLNSSFTYGSNILKSDTKHIISVVLPNNENEFLKDFLGFILGEGQNIIDNYGFERI; encoded by the coding sequence ATGAAGTACGATCCAAAACTGAATCTCTTTGTAGATGGACATGAGTTTAGTTACAAACTCTTTGAAACTTTGAAGTGCGTTTCAAAAACCTGGTCCCAGCGCGAAGCTGCAAGAAGACTTGGAATATCCCATGCAGTATTGAATCGCCGTATAAGAGAATCAGAGGAAAAACTAGGTATTAAACTGGTTGACACAACAGGTGCAGGTTCTGGGCTGACAGAATATGGTTTTAAAATTCTCGGAAGATATGAAAAATACATGAGCCGCCTGGAAGAGCGTAAAAAACCTGTAATTTGTGGTGGACATATCTCAGCAGGACTTCTAGAACTTTTATCAAAGGAATATGGGTTGGATGCCACCATATACCAGACAGATGATGAGAGTGCATTAAAACTTGCAAGTATGGATATGGTGGATATTTTAACGCTTGACGACCCTGTACGCGCTTTCATGTGGGATCTAGATTTTACCCCAATAGCCTACGACCACCTTGTCCTTGTATCAAACCAACCCAGATCATTTAAAAGTTTGGAAGACATTGAAGGTCGGGAATTCGTTGAAGTGGAGGGTTCTTCCCAGCGTCTGGCATGGAACACTCTTGACAACAGGAATATAAACTACAAAATTGTCGAAGTTGTTAAATCACCATACAATGCCCTCAAAATTGTTCAAAAGAGTGAATATCTCTGCACTTTCCTTAACAGCAGTTTTACATATGGTTCAAATATTTTAAAATCTGATACAAAACACATTATAAGTGTTGTTCTACCTAACAATGAAAATGAGTTTTTAAAGGATTTTTTAGGTTTTATTTTAGGAGAAGGACAAAATATAATAGATAATTATGGTTTTGAAAGAATTTAA
- the hxlB gene encoding 6-phospho-3-hexuloisomerase — MILNDAIDEIVDNINAVSAELDEETIMEMLEILTSSKNVFLLGQGRSGLVARAFAMRLMHLGMGVYVVGETITPSINEEDCLLAISGSGETSYILSTAKIAKKRGAKIVSVTSYDDSSLGKMSDLIISIKGRTKIDSEKNYIKRQINGRHQSLSPLGTLFEVTTLIFLDGVIAQLMDRMGKTENDLKQRHTVLE, encoded by the coding sequence ATGATTTTAAACGATGCAATAGACGAAATAGTCGATAATATAAATGCTGTTTCAGCAGAACTTGACGAAGAAACCATTATGGAAATGTTAGAAATTTTAACATCATCAAAGAACGTTTTTCTCCTTGGACAGGGAAGGTCTGGTCTGGTTGCAAGGGCATTTGCAATGCGGCTCATGCACCTTGGAATGGGGGTTTACGTTGTAGGGGAAACAATAACTCCATCTATAAACGAAGAAGACTGTCTCCTTGCAATTTCAGGATCTGGAGAAACGAGTTACATTTTAAGCACTGCCAAAATCGCTAAAAAGAGAGGTGCAAAAATTGTTTCAGTAACATCCTATGATGATTCATCACTTGGAAAAATGTCAGACCTTATAATATCAATAAAAGGCCGTACAAAAATTGATTCAGAAAAAAATTATATAAAACGGCAGATAAATGGGAGACATCAATCCCTTTCGCCTCTTGGAACTTTATTCGAAGTTACAACCCTGATATTCCTTGATGGGGTTATAGCACAGCTCATGGATAGAATGGGGAAAACAGAAAATGATCTCAAACAGAGGCATACAGTCCTAGAATGA
- the fdhD gene encoding formate dehydrogenase accessory sulfurtransferase FdhD, which yields MTEMFKSVNAVRVEGKSSYIEEKIVNDEEIELLINENVSRRFSISPNSLKEFTVGYLLGEGLITSADNITNITIKANTIKATIDLTDFDIRKELVVGSDCFGGWRTKIEFVGEVESNFKVAKEDIFKCFNMLREKAEVWQETGGTHIAGLVTPESFIAIEDVSRHVAVDKVIGAGALAKCDFSRSFIVYSGRMPADMLIKIARVGIPIIASNAAPTSSGVAVAEETHVTMVGFVRGNRFNIYTHPDRISI from the coding sequence ATGACAGAAATGTTTAAAAGTGTGAACGCTGTAAGGGTTGAAGGAAAATCCTCTTACATTGAAGAAAAAATAGTCAACGATGAAGAAATAGAACTTTTGATAAACGAAAACGTTTCCAGACGTTTTTCCATAAGTCCAAATTCACTCAAAGAATTCACAGTAGGATACCTTCTTGGAGAAGGATTGATCACATCTGCAGACAACATCACAAATATAACAATCAAAGCCAACACCATCAAAGCAACAATCGACCTTACAGACTTTGACATCAGAAAGGAGCTCGTTGTGGGTTCTGACTGTTTTGGAGGATGGAGAACTAAAATAGAATTTGTCGGAGAGGTGGAATCAAACTTTAAAGTTGCAAAAGAGGATATATTCAAGTGTTTCAACATGCTGCGCGAAAAAGCAGAGGTCTGGCAGGAAACAGGCGGTACACACATTGCAGGACTTGTAACTCCTGAAAGTTTCATAGCAATAGAAGATGTGAGTCGCCATGTTGCTGTTGACAAAGTCATAGGTGCAGGAGCACTTGCAAAATGCGATTTCTCAAGGAGTTTCATTGTTTACAGCGGCAGAATGCCTGCAGATATGCTCATAAAAATCGCGAGGGTTGGCATTCCAATCATAGCATCCAATGCAGCCCCAACATCTTCAGGAGTTGCAGTTGCTGAAGAAACCCATGTAACAATGGTAGGCTTTGTAAGGGGAAATAGATTCAATATTTACACTCATCCAGACAGGATATCCATTTAA
- a CDS encoding carboxymuconolactone decarboxylase family protein — MLNKKVNKDLPEHYVSIRKRFKEYGEALNNLGIISKESGPIDEKTSQLVQLAASTAIRSEGAVHSHAKRALKAGATPEEVYQSLLLLTSTIGFPNVAAAVSWVDDLFEE, encoded by the coding sequence ATGTTAAATAAAAAAGTCAACAAAGATTTACCCGAACATTATGTGAGCATAAGAAAAAGGTTTAAAGAGTATGGTGAAGCTTTAAATAATCTTGGAATCATATCAAAAGAAAGTGGACCCATTGATGAGAAAACTTCACAATTAGTGCAGCTTGCAGCATCAACCGCCATAAGATCAGAGGGGGCTGTTCACAGCCATGCAAAAAGAGCTCTGAAAGCAGGAGCAACACCTGAAGAAGTTTATCAGTCCTTACTACTCCTTACAAGTACTATTGGATTCCCAAATGTTGCAGCTGCAGTTTCCTGGGTGGACGACCTTTTTGAAGAATGA
- a CDS encoding beta-class carbonic anhydrase — protein sequence MMIIDKILKANEDFIKAFEPKKMSHLPQKKLCIVTCMDTRLTGFLEPALGIERGDAKIIKNAGNTVVDQDVIRSVAASILTLGVEEVMVIGHTNCGMANVNPEKLKTAMEERGIDPKEIAKVNLKEWIGAIDDEESNVFQTVEQIKNSPFIPEDAPIHGLIIDIESGALKVLVDGS from the coding sequence ATTATGATAATTGACAAGATATTAAAGGCCAACGAAGATTTTATCAAGGCATTTGAGCCTAAAAAAATGAGTCATCTCCCTCAAAAGAAACTTTGCATTGTTACATGTATGGATACCAGGCTTACAGGATTCTTAGAGCCCGCTTTAGGTATTGAAAGGGGTGATGCCAAGATAATTAAAAATGCGGGTAACACCGTGGTGGACCAAGATGTGATCCGATCCGTGGCTGCTTCTATCCTCACCTTAGGCGTGGAAGAGGTGATGGTCATCGGCCACACCAACTGTGGTATGGCCAATGTGAACCCAGAAAAACTTAAAACTGCTATGGAAGAAAGAGGAATTGATCCTAAAGAAATAGCCAAAGTAAATTTAAAAGAATGGATAGGTGCTATTGACGATGAAGAATCCAACGTTTTCCAGACAGTTGAACAGATTAAGAACTCTCCATTTATTCCAGAAGATGCACCAATACATGGACTTATAATAGACATAGAAAGTGGTGCATTAAAGGTTCTGGTCGATGGCAGCTAA
- a CDS encoding Coenzyme F420 hydrogenase/dehydrogenase, beta subunit C-terminal domain, producing the protein MVQVNDMYYAWSPNEEIVNNGECGGAVTSILKFLLEDSIVDAVLAVKKGSDIYDAVPTLVNDPKKIIETGGSLHCGTLNIAKPLEKYLNGSKDMKIAVTVKPCDAMSIVELIKRKRVDNNKLVMVGVNCGGTMPPVKAREMIEKFYKIDPDDVIKEEIAKGKLIIGTKDHEEQEIDIDELEEAGYGRRTNCRRCEINIPRMADLALGNWGVIGPLSGKATFIEVLTDKGADILDKTIKAGALRTKDPEPKGVEIRANIDKIMVKLAKKWQSKDFNQENELMDIDQYMDEFSKCIKCYGCREACPLCFCKECAIESDSPLWAPKGVIPPSPMFHWVRLIHIVDSCTNCGQCQEVCPAEIPLTKIYHKLNRQLQDVFSYRTGMDVTQKPPLSIVDKEPSEE; encoded by the coding sequence ATGGTTCAAGTAAATGACATGTACTATGCATGGTCTCCAAACGAAGAAATAGTGAATAATGGAGAATGCGGAGGAGCCGTGACCTCCATACTCAAATTTCTTTTAGAAGATAGTATAGTTGATGCGGTTCTAGCCGTCAAAAAAGGTTCAGACATCTACGACGCAGTTCCTACTCTAGTCAACGACCCTAAAAAAATAATCGAAACTGGTGGTTCCTTACACTGCGGAACCCTCAACATTGCCAAACCACTAGAAAAATACCTCAACGGATCTAAAGACATGAAAATCGCTGTCACTGTCAAACCATGCGATGCCATGAGCATAGTGGAACTTATAAAGAGGAAAAGAGTTGATAACAACAAATTGGTAATGGTGGGGGTTAACTGTGGAGGAACCATGCCTCCTGTGAAAGCCAGAGAAATGATCGAAAAATTCTATAAAATCGACCCAGATGACGTAATAAAAGAAGAAATTGCCAAAGGAAAACTCATAATCGGAACAAAAGACCACGAAGAACAGGAAATAGATATAGACGAACTGGAAGAAGCAGGATACGGACGGAGAACCAATTGTAGACGGTGCGAAATAAACATACCTCGAATGGCAGACCTGGCTTTAGGAAACTGGGGAGTTATAGGACCATTATCTGGAAAAGCCACATTTATAGAAGTATTAACAGACAAAGGTGCAGATATTCTGGACAAAACCATAAAAGCAGGAGCTTTAAGGACTAAAGATCCAGAGCCTAAAGGTGTGGAAATCCGAGCAAATATCGACAAAATCATGGTCAAGCTGGCCAAAAAATGGCAATCCAAAGATTTCAACCAAGAAAATGAACTCATGGACATTGACCAATACATGGATGAGTTCAGTAAATGCATCAAATGCTACGGCTGCCGAGAGGCTTGTCCTCTTTGTTTCTGCAAAGAGTGTGCTATAGAATCAGATTCCCCATTATGGGCACCCAAAGGTGTGATACCACCATCACCCATGTTCCACTGGGTAAGGTTAATCCATATAGTTGATTCATGTACCAACTGTGGGCAATGCCAAGAAGTATGCCCTGCAGAAATACCACTAACCAAAATCTACCATAAACTTAACCGTCAACTGCAAGATGTCTTTAGTTATCGTACCGGAATGGATGTAACTCAAAAACCACCACTCTCCATAGTTGATAAAGAACCAAGTGAGGAGTAA
- a CDS encoding hydrogenase iron-sulfur subunit, with protein sequence MEWNPKIIVFCCNWCSYGGADTAGTARMQYPPNVRIIRVMCSGRINPLFILKSFDDGADGVMVAGCHFGDCHYDRGNYACDRRMTALKTIMKSLGISEGRFYLEWISASEGEKFANTMKKVSEQVKELGPFSWRHKKAKME encoded by the coding sequence ATGGAATGGAATCCTAAAATAATAGTCTTTTGTTGTAACTGGTGTTCCTATGGAGGGGCCGATACTGCAGGTACAGCAAGGATGCAGTATCCCCCTAACGTCCGTATTATCAGAGTTATGTGCTCTGGTAGGATAAATCCACTTTTCATCTTAAAATCATTCGATGATGGTGCAGATGGCGTTATGGTTGCAGGATGCCACTTTGGAGATTGTCATTATGATAGGGGTAATTACGCTTGTGATCGTAGGATGACAGCTTTGAAAACCATCATGAAAAGCTTGGGAATCAGTGAAGGTAGATTTTACTTAGAATGGATATCTGCATCAGAAGGAGAAAAATTTGCTAACACCATGAAGAAAGTGAGTGAACAAGTAAAAGAACTTGGTCCTTTTTCTTGGAGACATAAAAAGGCTAAAATGGAGTGA
- a CDS encoding Coenzyme F420 hydrogenase/dehydrogenase, beta subunit C-terminal domain, translating to MIKANDMFYAKSSDAEIAEAGEYGGAVTTLLKFLLSEGIVDAVLAVEEGSDLYDAVPILIEDPEKVVGAAGSLHFGTLNLAKVVTRYLNGAQDMKIAVTVKPCDAMTMVELMKREKVNADNVIMVGLNCGGTMPPVKGRQMMEKFYEVDPDSVVKEEIAKGKLIVETEDGTEKEIPIDVLEDEGFGRRTNCRRCEVNIPRMADLACGNWGVIGPLAGKATFIEVCSPKGAEVLEKAKEAGVLDLEAPIPKGIEIREKIDGAMVKLADKWQNKDWEDVAGREILSVLTGYKDDFSRCLKCYGCREACPICYCEDCCLEANNGPDWLTKGELPPSPMFHMERMLHMVESCTNCGQCEEVCPAEIPLAKIWHEVNTKIKNTFGYTKGVGEGKPPIAYFSSEK from the coding sequence ATGATCAAAGCAAACGACATGTTCTACGCAAAATCTTCTGATGCAGAAATTGCCGAAGCTGGAGAGTACGGTGGTGCAGTTACAACACTTCTGAAATTCTTACTCTCAGAGGGAATTGTAGATGCCGTTCTAGCCGTAGAAGAAGGTTCAGACCTTTATGATGCGGTTCCAATACTGATAGAAGATCCTGAGAAAGTTGTAGGGGCTGCTGGTTCTCTCCACTTTGGAACACTCAACCTTGCCAAAGTAGTTACCCGCTACCTTAACGGTGCTCAGGACATGAAAATTGCCGTCACTGTCAAACCATGCGATGCAATGACTATGGTTGAACTCATGAAAAGAGAAAAAGTCAACGCAGACAACGTGATAATGGTCGGTTTAAACTGTGGAGGAACCATGCCTCCAGTTAAAGGCCGTCAGATGATGGAAAAATTCTACGAAGTTGATCCGGACTCTGTTGTCAAGGAAGAAATTGCCAAAGGTAAACTTATTGTGGAAACTGAAGATGGTACCGAAAAAGAAATTCCAATAGACGTATTGGAAGACGAAGGATTCGGTAGAAGAACCAACTGCAGAAGATGCGAAGTCAACATTCCAAGAATGGCAGATCTCGCATGTGGTAACTGGGGAGTTATAGGACCTCTTGCTGGAAAAGCAACGTTTATCGAAGTTTGCTCTCCTAAAGGTGCCGAAGTTCTCGAAAAAGCCAAAGAAGCAGGAGTATTAGATTTGGAAGCCCCAATACCAAAAGGAATTGAAATAAGGGAAAAAATCGACGGAGCGATGGTTAAACTCGCAGACAAATGGCAAAACAAAGACTGGGAAGACGTTGCCGGCCGTGAAATCCTATCCGTTCTCACAGGATACAAGGACGATTTCTCAAGATGCCTGAAATGTTATGGATGCAGAGAAGCTTGCCCAATATGTTACTGTGAAGACTGCTGTCTAGAGGCTAACAATGGTCCGGACTGGTTGACTAAAGGAGAACTTCCACCATCACCAATGTTCCACATGGAAAGAATGCTTCACATGGTAGAATCTTGTACAAACTGTGGACAATGTGAAGAAGTTTGCCCTGCAGAAATACCACTAGCCAAAATCTGGCATGAGGTAAACACTAAAATAAAGAACACTTTTGGATACACCAAAGGAGTTGGAGAAGGAAAACCACCTATTGCATATTTCTCGTCTGAAAAATAA
- the fdhF gene encoding formate dehydrogenase subunit alpha produces MDIKYVPTICPYCGVGCGMNLVVKDKKVVGVEPWKRNPVNEGKLCPKGNFCYEIIHRDDRLTTPLIKENGEFREATWDEAYDLITSKLGAYDPKEIGFFCCARSPNENIYVNQKFARIVIGTHNIDHCARLCHGPTVAGLAASFGSGAMTNSYASFEDADLIFSIGANSLEAHPLVGRRLLRAKMNGAYFIVADPRYTPTAKHANQYVPFKTGTDVALINAMMNVIISEGLEDKKFIEERTKNYEKLKEVVAKYTPEKVEEITQVPAETIRDIAIKYAKADKAAIVYSLGITEHSHGVDNVMQTANLAMLTGNIGRLGTGVNPLRGQNNVQGACDMGALPTDYPGYRKVVDKDIMEDITCSWGCSDLKCEPGLKIPEMIDAAAKGDLKVLYVTGEDPVISDPDTHHVEEALNNLDFFVVQDIFMTDTAKFADVVLPAACWAEQEGTFTNGERRVQLIRKAVDAPGESKVDWEIFCDLAKRMGADPKMFTYESAQDIFEEVRTVTPQYAGMNRERLERPEALHWPCPSEDHPGTAMMHVEKFAHPDGLGIFMPLEEQGPMETPDEEYPLILTTTRLLFHYHAAMTRRAPTLDREVPTGYVEINTEDAAELGIANKEKVKVKSRRGEIEITARVTPDIMKGIVNIPMHFRECSANILTNAAAIDPKSGMPEYKACAVAISKMEGSE; encoded by the coding sequence ATGGATATTAAATACGTGCCAACTATCTGTCCTTACTGCGGTGTTGGATGTGGTATGAACCTAGTTGTAAAGGACAAAAAAGTAGTTGGCGTAGAACCCTGGAAAAGAAACCCTGTAAATGAAGGAAAATTATGTCCAAAGGGGAACTTCTGTTATGAAATTATCCACAGGGATGATAGATTAACCACCCCCCTTATCAAAGAAAATGGTGAATTCAGAGAAGCTACTTGGGACGAAGCCTATGATCTAATAACATCCAAACTTGGTGCATACGATCCTAAGGAAATAGGTTTCTTCTGCTGTGCAAGATCCCCCAATGAAAACATCTACGTAAACCAGAAATTTGCACGGATAGTTATTGGGACACACAACATCGATCACTGCGCAAGACTTTGTCACGGCCCTACCGTAGCGGGACTTGCCGCTTCCTTTGGTTCTGGAGCCATGACCAACTCCTATGCGAGTTTTGAGGACGCAGATCTTATATTCTCAATTGGAGCAAACAGTCTTGAAGCCCACCCCCTCGTGGGAAGAAGACTACTCAGAGCAAAGATGAATGGAGCATACTTCATAGTGGCTGACCCAAGATACACTCCAACTGCCAAACATGCCAACCAGTATGTTCCATTCAAAACCGGGACTGATGTTGCATTAATAAATGCCATGATGAACGTAATCATCAGCGAAGGTTTGGAAGATAAAAAATTCATAGAAGAGAGAACCAAGAACTACGAGAAATTAAAAGAAGTGGTAGCAAAATACACTCCTGAAAAAGTCGAAGAAATAACTCAAGTACCAGCTGAAACCATCAGAGACATAGCCATAAAATACGCTAAAGCTGATAAAGCAGCCATAGTTTACTCATTAGGTATAACTGAACACTCGCACGGTGTAGACAACGTTATGCAAACAGCCAACCTTGCAATGCTCACTGGAAACATTGGAAGATTAGGAACTGGAGTAAACCCACTAAGAGGTCAAAACAACGTTCAAGGTGCTTGTGATATGGGAGCATTACCAACCGATTACCCAGGATATCGAAAAGTAGTTGATAAAGACATAATGGAAGATATTACGTGCTCCTGGGGATGCAGTGACTTAAAATGTGAACCCGGACTTAAAATCCCAGAAATGATAGATGCCGCTGCAAAAGGTGACCTGAAAGTCCTTTACGTCACTGGTGAAGACCCAGTAATTTCTGACCCTGACACCCACCACGTTGAAGAAGCACTGAACAACCTGGACTTCTTTGTAGTACAGGATATTTTCATGACCGACACCGCTAAATTTGCAGATGTTGTATTACCTGCTGCCTGCTGGGCTGAACAGGAAGGAACATTCACCAATGGTGAGAGGAGAGTTCAACTGATAAGGAAAGCTGTAGATGCACCAGGAGAATCCAAAGTTGACTGGGAAATATTCTGCGACTTAGCCAAGAGAATGGGTGCAGATCCTAAAATGTTCACCTACGAATCTGCCCAAGATATATTCGAAGAAGTTAGAACCGTAACTCCGCAATACGCAGGTATGAACAGGGAAAGACTTGAAAGACCCGAAGCACTTCACTGGCCTTGCCCATCCGAAGATCACCCAGGAACCGCTATGATGCACGTTGAGAAATTTGCACACCCAGACGGACTAGGAATATTCATGCCTCTTGAAGAACAGGGACCAATGGAAACACCAGATGAAGAATACCCATTAATACTAACAACCACTCGCCTCTTATTCCATTACCACGCTGCAATGACCAGAAGAGCCCCAACACTGGATCGCGAAGTACCAACAGGATACGTAGAAATAAACACTGAAGACGCAGCTGAACTTGGAATAGCCAACAAAGAAAAAGTTAAAGTTAAATCCAGAAGAGGCGAAATCGAAATAACTGCCAGAGTCACTCCTGACATCATGAAAGGAATAGTAAACATTCCTATGCACTTTAGAGAGTGTTCTGCAAACATTTTAACCAACGCTGCTGCAATAGACCCAAAATCTGGAATGCCAGAATACAAAGCATGTGCTGTTGCAATATCTAAAATGGAGGGATCAGAATGA
- a CDS encoding formate/nitrite transporter family protein, with protein sequence MVKYRNMVPIMAFVPSDEHVVANMFFIPVRNIPEWSTGQFL encoded by the coding sequence TTGGTAAAGTATCGGAATATGGTCCCAATAATGGCTTTCGTGCCATCAGATGAACACGTTGTTGCAAACATGTTCTTTATACCTGTCAGAAATATTCCTGAGTGGAGTACTGGACAGTTCTTATAA
- a CDS encoding CBS domain-containing protein — protein MFTSVQKEILQILIDLYKKLNYRPVKGEEIALVMNRNPGTIRNQMQYLRSLGLVKGIPGPRGGYKPTIKAYHALNINIADEEATVPLFKKGKKLENLTVTKIEFVSIHHPGGCEAIIKVMGNIKQLNLGDKIIVGPTPINKLVLNGTIVGRDDTDNILLLNIKNIQSTPNKSVIEIASQNLITLEPHMDIKEAAWILSNNGIGGAPVIEGPDVVGILTLTDITKAIANEEKDLKITKLMSKYIITVKRDVMIPEAIKIMNKNKIGRLIVVDENEKPIGIVTKTDILNIENDFMN, from the coding sequence ATGTTCACATCAGTCCAAAAAGAGATCTTACAAATTTTGATTGATCTTTACAAGAAATTAAATTACCGGCCTGTTAAAGGGGAAGAAATTGCCTTGGTTATGAACCGTAACCCTGGAACCATAAGGAATCAAATGCAATATTTAAGGAGTTTAGGCCTTGTAAAAGGCATTCCAGGTCCCAGAGGAGGATATAAACCAACTATAAAAGCTTATCATGCTTTAAACATTAACATAGCTGATGAAGAAGCAACAGTACCCCTATTTAAAAAAGGAAAAAAATTAGAAAATTTAACTGTCACTAAAATAGAATTTGTAAGCATTCATCACCCTGGAGGATGTGAAGCTATAATAAAAGTAATGGGTAATATAAAGCAACTCAATCTTGGAGATAAGATCATAGTAGGTCCAACTCCTATTAATAAGCTTGTGTTGAATGGCACTATTGTTGGAAGAGACGACACTGATAACATTTTGCTTTTAAATATTAAGAATATACAAAGTACCCCCAACAAATCTGTGATAGAAATTGCTAGCCAAAATCTCATAACATTAGAACCTCATATGGATATAAAAGAAGCAGCATGGATTTTATCAAATAACGGAATAGGTGGGGCACCTGTAATTGAAGGTCCGGATGTTGTCGGAATTCTAACGCTTACTGACATCACAAAGGCAATTGCCAATGAAGAAAAAGATCTTAAAATAACAAAACTGATGTCAAAGTACATAATAACCGTGAAAAGGGATGTGATGATTCCAGAAGCCATTAAAATCATGAACAAAAATAAAATTGGGCGTCTTATTGTAGTTGATGAAAATGAAAAGCCCATCGGAATTGTAACAAAAACCGATATTTTAAACATAGAAAATGATTTTATGAACTGA